A DNA window from Gasterosteus aculeatus chromosome 16, fGasAcu3.hap1.1, whole genome shotgun sequence contains the following coding sequences:
- the LOC120833948 gene encoding B- and T-lymphocyte attenuator: protein MSRTSLRTLCCFTFICIFCQSQDVFPCDVEVLVPRGTTVKTVPQRPVTVRCPVQHCGESVNVTWCKVLNTNKCEPVSFKRNSEIRQSDERVEEKLISCLTFTRISIHDSGLYRCTVKGYEYESISHAINISVSDSNQGEIISDHDADEPRGPADDEDVPSLSYVFICVTIAAPLVTLTALWLLALVLNLLEKTPVNLTEGNAMQEKSTHMIPGLPAETRAPCYTYSQSAAERPPRSHHRPPPAIAGNTADGRQATADRVVYAVINHQQGGRTK, encoded by the exons ATGTCACGCACCAGTCTGCGGACATTATGCTGTTTTACATTTATCTGCATCTTTTGCCAAAGTCAAG acGTGTTTCCTTGTGATGTTGAGGTGCTGGTCCCAAGAGGCACAACGGTGAAAACTGTCCCCCAGCGACCCGTGACGGTCCGGTGTCCTGTCCAACACTGTGGGGAATCAGTAAATGTCACCTGGTGTAAAGTgctcaacacaaacaaatgtgaacccGTTAGTTTCAAAAGAAACTCAGAAATAAGACAGAGTGACGAGCGTGTTGAGGAAAAACTCATCTCATGTTTGACTTTCACACGGATTTCCATTCATGACAGCGGCTTGTATAGATGTACTGTAAAAGGCTACGAGTATGAGTCGATCAGTCACGCCATCAACATCTCAGTGTCAG ATTCAAACCAAGGGGAAATTATCTCTGACCATGATGCAG aCGAGCCACGCGGCCCagctgatgatgaagatgtgcCTTCGCTGTCCTACGTCTTCATCTGTGTCACCATCGCTGCTCCGCTTGTCACACTGACGGCGTTATGGCTCCTGG cattaGTTTTAAATCTTCTGGAAAAGACACCCGTGAACCTCACAGAGGGAAACGCGATGCAG GAAAAGTCCACTCACATGATACCCGGCCTGCCCGCTGAGACCCGTGCGCCGTGTTACACCTACTCTCAAAGTGCTGCAGAAAGGCCACCGCGCTcccaccaccgcccccccccggcgATCGCTGGGAACACGGCGGACGGAAGGCAAGCCACGGCGGACCGTGTCGTTTATGCCGTTATCAACCACCAACAGGGCGGGAGAACTAAATAA
- the LOC120833870 gene encoding uncharacterized protein LOC120833870, with translation MGNCISRKKKNGKDGNGSTHNKPQEDVTYASIDHGNTKGPSRARTSADDDCDYATVYVPAALAAADVSECSSKDEGAEDYVLMG, from the exons ATGGGCAATTGCATTTCAAG GAAAAAGAAGAACGGGAAAg ATGGAAACGGCAGTACACACAACAAG CCTCAGGAGGATGTAACGTACGCCTCCATTGACCACGGCAACACCAAAGGACCGAGTCGAGCCAGAACCTCCGCGGATGACGATTGTGACTACGCCACCGTTTACGTCCCGGCAGCACTCGCAGCCGCAGACGTTTCTGAATGCTCGTCTAAAGACGAAGGGGCAGAAGATTACGTGCTCATGGGGTAA
- the LOC120833869 gene encoding cell surface glycoprotein CD200 receptor 1 isoform X3 → MFFSLAPMRDAMWIYAVFTFLLSEAWSMEVDSHFNQGSEVNLTCSNETRKEMLFIRWKIELKNKKTCQIGSIDGRSDDDCKDGKSLRNTSSGLSYLHIPNISETDEGKYDCDSTYTGGNDHHVIHVTVTVPPSVSAWMYHQDNKVVAVCKAERGKPAANISWNHVGNVSSVKSGSNGYFTVESRLELLEEMDTENLSCAVSHPSWKRERIIVPKLQKADHSLRLYALIVGVIIVISAGFLFFAWRKIMPFRRCRQSDTTQSKSPPAEEVEEVEPYASYVQRVNSIYNSSADLFT, encoded by the exons ATGTTTTTCTCACTGGCGCCGATGAGGGACGCGATGTGGATCTACGCAGTGTTTACCTTCTTATTATCTGAAGCATGGAGCATGGAAG TTGACAGCCATTTCAACCAGGGGAGTGAAGTTAACCTGACATGCAGCAATGAGACGAGGAAGGAGATGCTGTTTATTAGATGGAAGatagaattaaaaaacaaaaaaacatgtcagaTAGGTTCTATTGACGGCAGAAGCGATGATGACTGCAAGGATGGCAAATCACTCCGGAACACATCCAGCGGCTTGTCCTACCTTCACATCCCAAACATCTCAGAAACTGACGAGGGGAAATACGACTGTGATTCGACTTACACCGGCGGAAACGACCATCATGTCATTCATGTGACTGTCACAG TTCCTCCAAGTGTATCGGCCTGGATGTACCATCAAGACAACAAGGTGGTTGCAGTATGCAAGGCCGAGAGAGGAAAACCCGCTGCCAACATCAGCTGGAATCATGTGGGAAACGTATCGTCTGTAAAAAGTGGCTCAAATGGATATTTTACTGTAGAAAGTCGCCTGGAGCTCCTCGAGGAAATGGACACAGAAAACCTAAGCTGTGCCGTCAGCCACCCGAGCTGGAAAAGGGAGAGGATAATTGTACCGAAACTCCAAAAAG CAGATCACTCCCTAAGGCTGTATGCCCTTATTGTTGGGGTAATTATTGTGATCTCAgcaggatttttgttttttgcatggaggaaaataatgcCATTCAG GCGATGCCGGCAGTCCGACACCACACAATCCAAATCTCCACCA gcggaagaggtggaggaggtggagcccTACGCCAGCTACGTTCAACGTGTCAACTCTATCTATAACTCATCTGCAGATTTGTTCACATAA
- the LOC120833869 gene encoding cell surface glycoprotein CD200 receptor 1-B isoform X2, protein MFFSLAPMRDAMWIYAVFTFLLSEAWSMEGTNQNTSVKSSIFKVDSHFNQGSEVNLTCSNETRKEMLFIRWKIELKNKKTCQIGSIDGRSDDDCKDGKSLRNTSSGLSYLHIPNISETDEGKYDCDSTYTGGNDHHVIHVTVTVPPSVSAWMYHQDNKVVAVCKAERGKPAANISWNHVGNVSSVKSGSNGYFTVESRLELLEEMDTENLSCAVSHPSWKRERIIVPKLQKADHSLRLYALIVGVIIVISAGFLFFAWRKIMPFRRCRQSDTTQSKSPPAEEVEEVEPYASYVQRVNSIYNSSADLFT, encoded by the exons ATGTTTTTCTCACTGGCGCCGATGAGGGACGCGATGTGGATCTACGCAGTGTTTACCTTCTTATTATCTGAAGCATGGAGCATGGAAG GAACTAATCAAAACACCTCTGTGAAGTCCAGCATATTTAAGG TTGACAGCCATTTCAACCAGGGGAGTGAAGTTAACCTGACATGCAGCAATGAGACGAGGAAGGAGATGCTGTTTATTAGATGGAAGatagaattaaaaaacaaaaaaacatgtcagaTAGGTTCTATTGACGGCAGAAGCGATGATGACTGCAAGGATGGCAAATCACTCCGGAACACATCCAGCGGCTTGTCCTACCTTCACATCCCAAACATCTCAGAAACTGACGAGGGGAAATACGACTGTGATTCGACTTACACCGGCGGAAACGACCATCATGTCATTCATGTGACTGTCACAG TTCCTCCAAGTGTATCGGCCTGGATGTACCATCAAGACAACAAGGTGGTTGCAGTATGCAAGGCCGAGAGAGGAAAACCCGCTGCCAACATCAGCTGGAATCATGTGGGAAACGTATCGTCTGTAAAAAGTGGCTCAAATGGATATTTTACTGTAGAAAGTCGCCTGGAGCTCCTCGAGGAAATGGACACAGAAAACCTAAGCTGTGCCGTCAGCCACCCGAGCTGGAAAAGGGAGAGGATAATTGTACCGAAACTCCAAAAAG CAGATCACTCCCTAAGGCTGTATGCCCTTATTGTTGGGGTAATTATTGTGATCTCAgcaggatttttgttttttgcatggaggaaaataatgcCATTCAG GCGATGCCGGCAGTCCGACACCACACAATCCAAATCTCCACCA gcggaagaggtggaggaggtggagcccTACGCCAGCTACGTTCAACGTGTCAACTCTATCTATAACTCATCTGCAGATTTGTTCACATAA
- the LOC120833869 gene encoding cell surface glycoprotein CD200 receptor 1-B isoform X1, translated as MFFSLAPMRDAMWIYAVFTFLLSEAWSMEGTNQNTSVKSSIFKVDSHFNQGSEVNLTCSNETRKEMLFIRWKIELKNKKTCQIGSIDGRSDDDCKDGKSLRNTSSGLSYLHIPNISETDEGKYDCDSTYTGGNDHHVIHVTVTVPPSVSAWMYHQDNKVVAVCKAERGKPAANISWNHVGNVSSVKSGSNGYFTVESRLELLEEMDTENLSCAVSHPSWKRERIIVPKLQKDHSLRLYALIVGVIIVISAGFLFFAWRKIMPFRRCRQSDTTQSKSPPAEEVEEVEPYASYVQRVNSIYNSSADLFT; from the exons ATGTTTTTCTCACTGGCGCCGATGAGGGACGCGATGTGGATCTACGCAGTGTTTACCTTCTTATTATCTGAAGCATGGAGCATGGAAG GAACTAATCAAAACACCTCTGTGAAGTCCAGCATATTTAAGG TTGACAGCCATTTCAACCAGGGGAGTGAAGTTAACCTGACATGCAGCAATGAGACGAGGAAGGAGATGCTGTTTATTAGATGGAAGatagaattaaaaaacaaaaaaacatgtcagaTAGGTTCTATTGACGGCAGAAGCGATGATGACTGCAAGGATGGCAAATCACTCCGGAACACATCCAGCGGCTTGTCCTACCTTCACATCCCAAACATCTCAGAAACTGACGAGGGGAAATACGACTGTGATTCGACTTACACCGGCGGAAACGACCATCATGTCATTCATGTGACTGTCACAG TTCCTCCAAGTGTATCGGCCTGGATGTACCATCAAGACAACAAGGTGGTTGCAGTATGCAAGGCCGAGAGAGGAAAACCCGCTGCCAACATCAGCTGGAATCATGTGGGAAACGTATCGTCTGTAAAAAGTGGCTCAAATGGATATTTTACTGTAGAAAGTCGCCTGGAGCTCCTCGAGGAAATGGACACAGAAAACCTAAGCTGTGCCGTCAGCCACCCGAGCTGGAAAAGGGAGAGGATAATTGTACCGAAACTCCAAAAAG ATCACTCCCTAAGGCTGTATGCCCTTATTGTTGGGGTAATTATTGTGATCTCAgcaggatttttgttttttgcatggaggaaaataatgcCATTCAG GCGATGCCGGCAGTCCGACACCACACAATCCAAATCTCCACCA gcggaagaggtggaggaggtggagcccTACGCCAGCTACGTTCAACGTGTCAACTCTATCTATAACTCATCTGCAGATTTGTTCACATAA
- the LOC120833869 gene encoding cell surface glycoprotein CD200 receptor 1 isoform X4: protein MFFSLAPMRDAMWIYAVFTFLLSEAWSMEVDSHFNQGSEVNLTCSNETRKEMLFIRWKIELKNKKTCQIGSIDGRSDDDCKDGKSLRNTSSGLSYLHIPNISETDEGKYDCDSTYTGGNDHHVIHVTVTVPPSVSAWMYHQDNKVVAVCKAERGKPAANISWNHVGNVSSVKSGSNGYFTVESRLELLEEMDTENLSCAVSHPSWKRERIIVPKLQKDHSLRLYALIVGVIIVISAGFLFFAWRKIMPFRRCRQSDTTQSKSPPAEEVEEVEPYASYVQRVNSIYNSSADLFT, encoded by the exons ATGTTTTTCTCACTGGCGCCGATGAGGGACGCGATGTGGATCTACGCAGTGTTTACCTTCTTATTATCTGAAGCATGGAGCATGGAAG TTGACAGCCATTTCAACCAGGGGAGTGAAGTTAACCTGACATGCAGCAATGAGACGAGGAAGGAGATGCTGTTTATTAGATGGAAGatagaattaaaaaacaaaaaaacatgtcagaTAGGTTCTATTGACGGCAGAAGCGATGATGACTGCAAGGATGGCAAATCACTCCGGAACACATCCAGCGGCTTGTCCTACCTTCACATCCCAAACATCTCAGAAACTGACGAGGGGAAATACGACTGTGATTCGACTTACACCGGCGGAAACGACCATCATGTCATTCATGTGACTGTCACAG TTCCTCCAAGTGTATCGGCCTGGATGTACCATCAAGACAACAAGGTGGTTGCAGTATGCAAGGCCGAGAGAGGAAAACCCGCTGCCAACATCAGCTGGAATCATGTGGGAAACGTATCGTCTGTAAAAAGTGGCTCAAATGGATATTTTACTGTAGAAAGTCGCCTGGAGCTCCTCGAGGAAATGGACACAGAAAACCTAAGCTGTGCCGTCAGCCACCCGAGCTGGAAAAGGGAGAGGATAATTGTACCGAAACTCCAAAAAG ATCACTCCCTAAGGCTGTATGCCCTTATTGTTGGGGTAATTATTGTGATCTCAgcaggatttttgttttttgcatggaggaaaataatgcCATTCAG GCGATGCCGGCAGTCCGACACCACACAATCCAAATCTCCACCA gcggaagaggtggaggaggtggagcccTACGCCAGCTACGTTCAACGTGTCAACTCTATCTATAACTCATCTGCAGATTTGTTCACATAA